From a region of the Triticum aestivum cultivar Chinese Spring chromosome 7D, IWGSC CS RefSeq v2.1, whole genome shotgun sequence genome:
- the LOC123163918 gene encoding patatin-like protein 2 — protein sequence MRRPEQSNGPLTLQNPARRALSGRVPSLATPKSPPPAYGSIVTVLSIDGGGVRGIIPGTILAFLEEKLQEFDGPDARISDYFDVMAGTSTGGLVTAMLTAPNADGRPLFAAKDINDFYMEHCPNIFPPVSKGPFGLFKSMTGPKYDGDHLRSVVKELLGDTRVDQTLSNIVIPTFDQAMKDVSKNALLSDVCIGTSAAPTYLPGHHFETKDEDGKPRAFNLIDGGVASNNPTLLAMTDVSKQILMGNPDFFPIKPADYGKFMILSLGTGAAKIEEKFDIAQCSKWGVLGWLYNRGSTDLVDIHASVLFQALHCEKRYLRIHDDGLNGETAFVDVSTSENLNRLVDIGKSLLKRQVCKVNVETGKNEPDSKNRGTNEEELIYFARMLSEERKARLLKEGDLA from the exons ATGCGACGGCCGGAGCAGAGCAACGGGCCCCTGACCCTTCAGAACCCGGCGAGGCGGGCGCTCAGCGGCCGCGTGCCGTCGCTCGCCActcccaagtcgccgccgccggcgTATGGGAGCATCGTCACCGTGCTGAGcatcgacggcggcggcgtccgCGGCATCATCCCCGGGACTATCCTAGCTTTCCTCGAAGAAAAGCTCCAG GAGTTTGATGGACCGGACGCGAGGATCTCAGACTACTTCGACGTGATGGCCGGGACGAGCACCGGAGGGTTGGTGACGGCCATGCTCACCGCGCCCAACGCCGACGGCCGTCCGCTCTTCGCCGCCAAGGACATCAATGACTTCTACATGGAACACTGCCCAAATATCTTCCCTCCGGTCAG CAAAGGGCCTTTCGGATTGTTCAAGAGCATGACCGGACCCAAGTACGATGGTGATCACCTCCGCTCGGTCGTCAAGGAGCTGCTCGGGGACACGCGAGTCGATCAGACGCTTTCAAACATTGTGATCCCCACCTTCGAC CAGGCCATGAAGGATGTCTCCAAGAACGCTCTTCTATCAGATGTCTGCATCGGCACGTCTGCTGCACCGACCTACCTCCCCGGCCACCATTTCGAAACGAAGGATGAGGACGGTAAGCCACGAGCCTTCAACCTCATTGACGGAGGAGTCGCGTCAAACAATCCG ACGTTGTTGGCAATGACCGACGTGAGCAAGCAGATCTTGATGGGAAACCCTGACTTCTTTCCTATCAAGCCGGCGGACTACGGCAAGTTCATGATCCTTTCATTGGGCACTGGAGCGGCTAAGATCGAGGAGAAGTTTGACATCGCCCAGTGCAGCAAGTGGGGCGTCCTCGGGTGGCTCTACAACAGGGGTAGCACTGACCTTGTCGACATCCATGCCTCTGTGCTTTTCCAGGCACTTCACTGCGAGAAGCGCTACCTCCGGATCCATGACGATGGGCTCAATGGTGAAACAGCCTTTGTCGATGTGTCCACGTCGGAGAACCTCAACAGGCTCGTTGACATTGGCAAGTCgttgctgaagaggcaggtgtgcAAGGTGAACGTCGAAACCGGCAAGAACGAGCCTGACTCTAAAAATAGGGGCACCAACGAGGAGGAGTTGATCTATTTCGCACGCATGTTGTCAGAAGAGCGCAAAGCCAGGCTTCTCAAGGAGGGTGACCTAGCTTGA